One window from the genome of Manis pentadactyla isolate mManPen7 chromosome 15, mManPen7.hap1, whole genome shotgun sequence encodes:
- the LOC130681105 gene encoding zinc finger protein 541-like: MLQVPRDGDEGGRATSGSAGKEEQHHTSPQKLLLDCSLCRKVFSRASSLSKHYLTHSQERKHVCGICSKAFKRKDHLTRHMLTHQKTKPFACREQGCSKSYCDDRSLRRHYEVQHGLCILKEAPPEEEACGDSSPAHEVAGQPAADGLRSLVPPEARSPGPLLPNREPLRSIVSSMVHQEISSSSPVLAGPSDDGEGKNTACPSPPSLGPYPCTPAAPGTLGSDVPEECHPLWKEPAAGFTAIHSRVAEDGGPHPAESERPPQLPPTLESGQEGGTLPAGLPLFQGQAAPASAEPSNHNFQWLRNLPGCPESEGNDEFAIQKPTSVSPQEGSESGPRPSSTSLMGEPSPSGGPSLEDAPPLPPTDLKAPGEASDGAGYAGEEGDTRASKKSNSDSDSCSRQHVEEPGLQEALKPSGLSSDNTTPLSGQLFLKSQECLVSQGQMQVLQMITKSQVFISGSQVAVVSSQQAVPEGKQAVLKPLQGLRPHQPPPLAPTVDSFHPGPANPEPEGSPPHKRKTTPAFPREALPGSNRRDTKGGPKVAPVPWEPPGNADVSSLAKQLRSTKGPLDLGDILPTGGPRQTQLCGDNPAGAQLPGKQAQVENGLALGAMKGAKGPACSQGRGHRLFSGNMWAQCFLDFQKEKVKMDTRCEASPSQVAMASFSSAGPSVDTPQDSKSKLTISNRIQDGNTYQLPDPVKEESTAGGCNQQNGGPADWAEPRSAYVCKNCSQMFYTEEGLISHMCFPNDQWLPPRGNQDQQVKVSGPVSGTEFFKPLSQALRVEVEAQSPAGAVKPPDGMSTAPLGMPLGPVSRPPGSTAKGQDGDQEERDGEETSQPRKQRKCPQPKASFLPPAPSASGGLGPEEGHQSCLQSPVLLGDHSLQGLCPRSPDTPPLVLSPIREGSGLDSSTLCSMSTQAGPDKLISSKLDLVNDASDICAFEDDTELSTEPDL; encoded by the exons GACTAGGCACATGCTCACCCACCAGAAGACCAAGCCCTTTGCGTGCAGGGAGCAGGGCTGCAGCAAGAGCTACTGTGATGACCGCTCCCTGCGCCGGCACTACGAGGTCCAGCACGGCTTGTGCATCTTGAAGGAGGCTCCCCCCGAGGAAGAAGCCTGTGGGGACTCCTCTCCTGCCCACGAGGTGGCCGGCCAGCCTGCTGCGGATGGCCTGCGGTCCCTGGTGCCTCCAGAAGCCAGGTCCCCAGGCCCCCTTTTGCCCAACCGAGAGCCCCTGCGCTCTATTGTAAGCAGCATGGTCCACCAGGAGATCTCTTCTTCCAGCCCGGTCCTGGCCGGGCCCTCAGATGACGGGGAAGGGAAAAACACAgcctgtccctccccaccctcactgGGGCCCTACCCCTGCACCCCAGCGGCCCCAGGGACCCTGGGCAGTGATGTTCCTGAGGAGTGTCACCCCCTGTGGAAGGAGCCCGCCGCTGGGTTCACAGCCATTCACTCCAGGGTAGCAGAGGATGGTGGTCCACACCCAGCTGAGTCGGAGCGGCCGCCCCAGCTACCGCCCACCCTGGAGAGCGGGCAGGAGGGTGGGACCCTGCCGGCCGGCCTGCCTCTGTTCCAAGGCCAGGCAGCGCCTGCCAGTGCTGAGCCTTCAAACCACAACTTCCAGTGGCTCCGGAACCTGCCAGGCTGCCCCGAGAGCGAAGGGAATGATGAGTTTGCCATCCAGAAGCCCACTTCCGTGTCCCCTCAGGAGGGCTCCGAGTCTGGGCCCAGGCCCAGCAGCACCTCCCTGATGGGGGAGCCCTCGCCCAGCGGTGGCCCCAGTCTGGAGGATGCaccgcccctcccccccacagACCTGAAGGCACCTGGGGAGGCCTCCGATGGCGCTGGATATGCCGGCGAGGAAGGGGACACCAGGGCTTCCAAGAAGAGCAATTCTGACAGCGACTCCTGCTCACGGCAGCATGTGGAGGAGCCCGGCCTCCAGGAGGCCCTGAAGCCGAGTGGGCTGTCGTCTGACAACACGACGCCGCTCTCCGGGCAGTTGTTCCTGAAGTCGCAGGAGTGTCTGGTGAGTCAAGGGCAGATGCAGGTGCTCcagatgatcaccaagtcccaggTGTTCATCTCTGGCTCCCAGGTGGCTGTGGTCTCCTCCCAGCAAGCTGTGCCTGAGGGCAAGCAGGCTGTGCTGAAGCCACTGCAGGGTCTGCGGCCACACCAGCCCCCACCATTGGCACCCACAGTTGACTCCTTCCATCCTGGCCCTGCAAACCCAGAGCCAGAGGGATCCCCGCCCCACAAGAGAAAAACCACGCCCGCCTTCCCCAGAGAGGCCTTGCCCGGCAGCAATAGACGGGACACGAAGGGAGGACCAAAAGTGGCCCCTGTACCATGGGAACCCCCTGGGAATGCAGATGTCTCCTCTCTGGCCAAGCAGCTGAGATCCACGAAAGGGCCCTTAGACCTGGGGGACATCCTCCCCACAGGGGGCCCACGCCAGACCCAGCTATGTGGGGACAATCCTGCCGGAGCCCAGCTCCCAGGGAAGCAGGCCCAGGTGGAGAATGGCCTGGCCTTGGGGGCCATGAAAGGTGCAAAGGGCCCGGCCtgctcccagggcagaggccACAGGCTCTTCTCTGGCAACATGTGGGCCCAATGTTTCTTGGACTTCCAGAAGGAGAAGGTGAAAATGGATACGCGCTGTGAGGCCTCTCCCAGCCAGGTGGCCATGGCCTCCTTCTCATCGGCCGGGCCTTCAGTGGACACCCCGCAGGACTCAAAGTCCAAGCTGACGATATCCAACAGGATCCAG GATGGAAATACCTACCAGCTCCCCGATCCAGTGAAGGAGGAGAGCACGGCAGGCGGATG TAACCAGCAAAATGGAGGCCCTGCAGACTGGGCAGAGCCAAGGAGCGCGTATGTCTGCAAGAACTGCAGCCAGATGTTTTATACAGAGGAGGGGCTAATCAGCCATATGTGTTTTCCCAACGACCAGTGGCTGCCACCTCGAGGGAACCAGGACCAGCAGGTGAAGGTTTCAGGACCA GTGTCGGGCACAGAGTTTTTCAAGCCTCTGAGTCAGGCGCtgagggtggaggtggaggcACAGAGCCCCGCAGGAGCCGTGAAGCCCCCAGATGGCATGAGCACAGCTCCTCTGGGGATGCCTCTGGGCCCAGTGAGCCGGCCCCCAGGGAGCACAGCCAAG GGACAGGACGGAGACcaggaggagagagatggggaggagACCAGCCAGCCCAGAAAGCAGCGAAAGTGCCCCCAACCCAAGGCATCgttcctgcctcctgccccttctGCCTCTGGGGGTCTGGGCCCTGAAGAAGGCCACCAGAGCTGCCTGCAGTCTCCAGTGCTCCTGGGGGACCACTCCCTGCAGGGACTGTGCCCGCGCTCTCCCGATACACCGCCCCTGGTGCTCAGCCCCATCCGGGAGGGGTCTGGGCTGGATTCCAGCACTCTCTGTTCCATGTCCACTCAGGCTGGTCCTGACAAACTCATCAGCAGCAAGCTTG ATCTAGTGAATGACGCTTCTGACATCTGCGCATTCGAGGATGACACGGAGCTCAGCACTGAAcc GGACCTGTGA